The following are encoded in a window of Periplaneta americana isolate PAMFEO1 chromosome 13, P.americana_PAMFEO1_priV1, whole genome shotgun sequence genomic DNA:
- the LOC138712526 gene encoding zinc finger protein 436-like, producing the protein MDGIKVEPEHNALGTSDITDDNDIDMQHDENPIPLSFLEVKCEIEDEIDVESVKAESESSRGEDPLVGLNSEDNGAQNSSIITKQKSVVPRGKLLDNTVQEEEEEEEDEEEEEEEEEDEEVMTEESEESPKGSSTQTHGEEDSNTRQEWVITEWGPIGYRLVPKKETFKCEVCGKQFAHRGSLVNHSSLHTGEKPYKCNTCGKGFQESWHLVTHERIHTGEKPYGCNVCGKGFTRPGTLAEHKRIHTGEKPYNCDICSKAFTRLGGLVAHRRIHTGEKPYKCDVCGKCFTQQGPLIAHVHRHKGVKPFKCNVCGKGFTISSHLVTHERIHTGEKPYTCNTCGKGFAKRWDLVTHQRIHTGEKPYNCDTCGKGFKRPGTLVIHKRIHTGEKPYKCDICGKRFTQHGSLVTHGHCHTGTLPYKCSICDKGFANRWKMVKHENSHVEEKT; encoded by the exons ATGGATGGCATAAAAGTAGAACCTGAACATAATGCTCTCGGAACATCAGATATAACTGATGATAATGACATAGATATGCAGCATGATGAGAATCCAATACCTTTGTCATTTCTTGAGGTGAAGTGTGAGATTGAG GATGAGATTGACGTTGAATCAGTCAAGGCTGAAAGTGAATCCTCACGGGGTGAAGATCCATTAGTTGGCTTGAACTCTGAAGATAATGGGGCACAGAATTCATCCATTATCACAAAACAAAAATCTGTGGTACCG AGAGGAAAGCTTCTGGATAATACTGTtcaggaggaagaggaggaggaggaagacgaagaagaagaagaggaagaggaggaagatgaAGAAGTGATGACAGAAGAAAGTGAAGAGTCACCAAAGGG ATCCAGCACACAAACACATGGAGAAGAGGACTCTAACACTAGACAAGAATGGGTCATTACAGAATGGGGTCCTATTGGTTACCGGCTCGTACCGAAAAAGGAGACGTTTAAATGTGAAGTATGTGGCAAACAATTTGCACATCGTGGATCGCTAGTAAATCATTCGTCACTTCACACTGGAGAAAAACCTTATAAGTGCAACACTTGCGGGAAAGGTTTTCAGGAAAGTTGGCATCTCGTCACTCATGAAAGAATTCATACTGGTGAGAAACCTTACGGCTGCAATGTGTGTGGAAAAGGATTTACGAGACCGGGAACGCTTGCGGAACATAAACGTATTCACACGGGGGAAAAGCCATATAATTGCGATATTTGTAGTAAAGCATTTACAAGATTGGGTGGCCTCGTGGCACATAGGCGTATTCATACCGGTGAAAAACCTTACAAATGTGATGTATGTGGGAAGTGTTTCACTCAGCAAGGGCCACTGATTGCACACGTGCATCGCCATAAAGGAGTAAAACCGTTTAAGTGTAATGTTTGTGGTAAAGGTTTTACCATTAGCTCTCATCTCGTTACACATGAACGTATTCATACAGGTGAAAAGCCGTACACTTGTAATACCTGTGGTAAGGGCTTTGCAAAGAGGTGGGACCTTGTTACTCATCAACGAATTCATACCGGGGAAAAGCCGTACAATTGTGATACGTGTGGTAAGGGTTTTAAGAGACCTGGAACTCTGGTAATACATAAGCGAATTCACACAGGTGAAAAGCCTTACAAATGTGATATATGTGGCAAACGATTTACACAACACGGATCTCTTGTTACTCATGGCCATTGTCATACTGGAACATTACCTTATAAATGCAGCATATGCGATAAAGGATTTGCTAATAGATGGAAAATGGTAAAACATGAAAACAGTCATGTAGAAGAAAAAACGTAG
- the LOC138712528 gene encoding uncharacterized protein isoform X1: MDPEMEEIIETASTISRSTPDRMVKEEIRSYLRVKYNELMEKLKNLREFEENNPVMDVDECMKDLRNYKVKFVNIFAEKMSDIHPQEWKKFPQHVELDALERVRKELQDTKALFVVAKNQLEADKIELQGLEEKIRIMESISAEALNEQSERTGMNLLTQRRTKLSRVFNSHRIELDHIIDKLFPDSPGNYKTILNDLSVAFFDTESGDPYISMEECHYDYECLEILLQANIITRHPYDPKKIRLVNFLQ; encoded by the exons ATGGATCCGGAAATGGAGGAAATTATAGAA acaGCTTCTACCATATCGAGAAGCACACCTGACAGAATGGTAAAGGAAGAAATTCGTTCATACTTGAGAGTTAAGTATAACGAATTGATGGAGAAGTTGAAAAACTTACGTGAATTTGAAGAAAACAATCCAGTGATGGACGTTGATGAATGTATGAAAGATTTACGGAACTATAAGGTGAAGTTTGTGAACATTTTTGCAGAGAAGATGAGTGATATTCACCCACAag aatGGAAGAAGTTCCCCCAACATGTGGAACTAGACGCTTTGGAAAGAGTGAGGAAAGAACTGCAAGATACCAAAGCGTTGTTCGTTGTGGCTAAAAACCAGCTTGAGGCAGACAAGATTGAACTTCAGGG tttggaagaaaaaataagaattatggAGTCAATATCTGCTGAAGCACTAAATGAGCAATCAGAAAGAACTGGGATGAATTTGCTGACTCAACGGAGAACAAAGCTGTCAAGAGTGTTCAACAGTCACAGAATAGAGCTA GATCACATCATTGATAAACTGTTTCCTGATAGTCCTGGAAATTATAAGACTATTCTTAAT GATTTGAGTGTAGCTTTCTTTGATACAGAAAGTGGTGATCCCTATATATCTATGGAAGAATGCCACTATGATTATGAGTGCCTTGAAATTCTTTTACAAGCTAACATCATTACACGACATCCTTACGATCCCAAGAAAATTCGACTTGTAAACTTTCTTCAGTAA
- the LOC138712528 gene encoding uncharacterized protein isoform X2 has translation MDPEMEEIIEVASTISRSTPDRMVKEEIRSYLRVKYNELMEKLKNLREFEENNPVMDVDECMKDLRNYKVKFVNIFAEKMSDIHPQEWKKFPQHVELDALERVRKELQDTKALFVVAKNQLEADKIELQGLEEKIRIMESISAEALNEQSERTGMNLLTQRRTKLSRVFNSHRIELDHIIDKLFPDSPGNYKTILNDLSVAFFDTESGDPYISMEECHYDYECLEILLQANIITRHPYDPKKIRLVNFLQ, from the exons ATGGATCCGGAAATGGAGGAAATTATAGAAGTAG CTTCTACCATATCGAGAAGCACACCTGACAGAATGGTAAAGGAAGAAATTCGTTCATACTTGAGAGTTAAGTATAACGAATTGATGGAGAAGTTGAAAAACTTACGTGAATTTGAAGAAAACAATCCAGTGATGGACGTTGATGAATGTATGAAAGATTTACGGAACTATAAGGTGAAGTTTGTGAACATTTTTGCAGAGAAGATGAGTGATATTCACCCACAag aatGGAAGAAGTTCCCCCAACATGTGGAACTAGACGCTTTGGAAAGAGTGAGGAAAGAACTGCAAGATACCAAAGCGTTGTTCGTTGTGGCTAAAAACCAGCTTGAGGCAGACAAGATTGAACTTCAGGG tttggaagaaaaaataagaattatggAGTCAATATCTGCTGAAGCACTAAATGAGCAATCAGAAAGAACTGGGATGAATTTGCTGACTCAACGGAGAACAAAGCTGTCAAGAGTGTTCAACAGTCACAGAATAGAGCTA GATCACATCATTGATAAACTGTTTCCTGATAGTCCTGGAAATTATAAGACTATTCTTAAT GATTTGAGTGTAGCTTTCTTTGATACAGAAAGTGGTGATCCCTATATATCTATGGAAGAATGCCACTATGATTATGAGTGCCTTGAAATTCTTTTACAAGCTAACATCATTACACGACATCCTTACGATCCCAAGAAAATTCGACTTGTAAACTTTCTTCAGTAA